In one Vulgatibacter incomptus genomic region, the following are encoded:
- a CDS encoding Kazal-type serine protease inhibitor family protein: MRTRLAGLVVVLVSSLFVACGGAGADADTGSEQQGLEAAVCICPTVWDPVCAWGGQTYGNECQAACVGAEIAHKGECGTCLLRQRFDPVCGEDGKTYDNVEAATCEGIRVAHPGPCEDCGCDKEKLAPVCAWGGVSYPNECAAKCAGAEIAHDYGNCGECSWIALYDPVCGVDGRSYSNSGEAHCKGIRVAHTGSCDADTRG; encoded by the coding sequence ATGAGAACCCGACTCGCTGGTCTCGTAGTGGTGTTGGTATCATCCTTGTTCGTAGCGTGCGGTGGTGCTGGTGCCGATGCCGACACCGGCTCCGAGCAGCAGGGCCTCGAAGCGGCCGTCTGCATCTGCCCGACCGTCTGGGATCCCGTCTGCGCATGGGGCGGCCAGACCTATGGCAACGAGTGCCAAGCCGCCTGCGTAGGCGCGGAGATCGCCCACAAGGGCGAGTGTGGCACGTGCCTGCTCAGGCAGCGCTTCGATCCCGTCTGCGGCGAGGACGGAAAGACCTACGACAACGTGGAGGCGGCGACCTGCGAAGGAATCCGGGTCGCCCACCCGGGGCCGTGCGAAGACTGCGGCTGCGACAAGGAGAAGCTCGCGCCCGTATGCGCCTGGGGCGGCGTGAGCTATCCCAACGAGTGCGCGGCCAAGTGCGCAGGCGCCGAGATTGCCCACGACTACGGCAACTGCGGCGAGTGCTCCTGGATCGCTCTCTACGATCCGGTCTGCGGCGTGGACGGCAGGAGCTACAGCAACTCGGGCGAGGCCCACTGCAAGGGGATCCGCGTGGCCCACACGGGATCTTGCGACGCCGACACCCGCGGGTAG
- a CDS encoding RidA family protein, which yields MGLLQAIQPPGWKRPKGYSNGIVGEGRILFVGGQIGWDADEVFHSDVFHEQWAQALSNVLDVVRAAGGGPEHVARMTIYVTDKQDYLAQLAEIGAAWKKHMGRVYPAMALVQVADLVEDRALVEIEATCLLPKEP from the coding sequence ATGGGTCTTCTCCAGGCGATCCAGCCTCCGGGCTGGAAGCGGCCGAAGGGCTACTCGAACGGCATCGTCGGCGAGGGGCGGATCCTCTTCGTCGGCGGCCAGATCGGCTGGGACGCGGACGAGGTCTTCCACTCGGACGTCTTCCACGAGCAGTGGGCGCAGGCGTTGTCGAACGTGCTCGACGTGGTGCGCGCCGCTGGCGGTGGCCCCGAGCACGTGGCCCGGATGACGATCTACGTCACGGACAAGCAGGACTACCTGGCGCAGCTCGCCGAGATCGGCGCCGCCTGGAAGAAGCACATGGGGCGCGTCTATCCCGCGATGGCCCTCGTCCAGGTGGCGGACCTCGTGGAAGATCGTGCGCTGGTGGAGATCGAGGCGACCTGCCTCCTGCCGAAGGAGCCCTGA
- a CDS encoding M2 family metallopeptidase: protein MNISKLISGIVLAASMASCATTGGPSLEPVEVAFAAPTAAEAKEFATRVDAELKAILTRVSTAEWVKSTYITDDTEQLSAWANEEMMAFLSKAVADSKRFDGVEVDEATGRMLHLLRLTSALPAPSEAAERAELASLAAKLEGMYGKGKWCGADGKAKCRDLGDLSETLAQSRKYEELLDAWMGWHTISREMRPLYEQEVRLANQGAREIGFADLGELWKSGYDMSPADFEAETDRLWQQVKPLYDELHCYVRSQLVKKYGKDRVPARGPIPAHLLGNMWSQDWSNIYPLVEPYKGAASLDVDASLKKQKYDAIRMAKLGESFFTSLGLKPLPETFWQRSMLVQPRDRDVVCHASAWDVTSAGDVRIKMCIRPTEEDLITIHHELGHNYYYQQYDKLPVLFQSGANDGFHEAIGDAIALSITPGYLKQIGLISKVPSDDKGVVNVQMKMALQKIAFLPFGKMIDQWRWDVFSGKTASANYNQAWWELKERYQGVAAPVARSEADFDPGAKYHIPANVPYTRYFLAHILQFQFHKALCDAAGFQGPLHACSVYGSADAGEKLRAMLALGASKPWPDALEAMTGHREMDATPILEYFQPLRTWLAEQNRGQQCGW, encoded by the coding sequence ATGAACATCTCCAAGCTGATCTCAGGAATCGTCCTCGCGGCCTCGATGGCCTCGTGCGCCACCACCGGCGGACCCTCCCTCGAGCCGGTAGAGGTCGCATTCGCCGCTCCCACCGCCGCCGAGGCCAAGGAGTTCGCCACCCGCGTCGACGCCGAGCTGAAGGCGATCCTCACGCGAGTCTCCACCGCCGAGTGGGTGAAGAGCACCTACATCACGGACGACACCGAGCAGCTCTCGGCGTGGGCGAACGAGGAGATGATGGCCTTCCTCTCGAAGGCCGTCGCCGACTCCAAGAGGTTCGACGGCGTGGAGGTCGACGAGGCCACCGGCCGGATGCTGCACCTCCTGCGTCTCACCTCCGCACTCCCGGCCCCCTCCGAGGCCGCCGAGCGCGCCGAGCTCGCCAGCCTCGCGGCGAAGCTCGAGGGGATGTACGGCAAGGGCAAGTGGTGCGGCGCCGACGGCAAGGCGAAGTGCCGCGACCTCGGCGACCTCTCCGAGACCCTCGCGCAGAGCCGCAAGTACGAGGAGCTCCTCGACGCCTGGATGGGCTGGCACACGATCTCCCGCGAGATGCGGCCCCTCTACGAGCAGGAGGTCCGGCTCGCCAACCAGGGCGCCCGCGAGATCGGCTTCGCCGACCTGGGCGAGCTCTGGAAGTCCGGCTACGACATGAGCCCCGCCGACTTCGAGGCGGAGACCGACCGGCTCTGGCAGCAGGTGAAGCCGCTCTACGACGAGCTCCACTGCTACGTGCGCAGCCAGCTCGTGAAGAAGTACGGCAAGGATCGGGTGCCCGCCCGCGGCCCCATCCCCGCGCACCTGCTGGGCAACATGTGGTCGCAGGACTGGTCGAACATCTACCCGCTGGTGGAGCCGTACAAGGGCGCGGCCAGCCTCGACGTCGACGCCTCGCTGAAGAAGCAGAAGTACGACGCCATCCGGATGGCGAAGCTCGGCGAGTCCTTCTTCACCTCGCTGGGCCTGAAGCCCCTGCCCGAGACCTTCTGGCAGCGGTCGATGCTGGTGCAGCCCCGCGACCGTGACGTGGTCTGCCACGCCAGCGCGTGGGACGTGACCTCCGCCGGCGACGTGCGCATCAAGATGTGCATCCGGCCCACCGAGGAGGATCTGATCACGATCCACCACGAGCTCGGTCACAACTACTACTACCAGCAGTACGACAAGCTCCCGGTGCTCTTCCAGTCCGGCGCCAACGACGGCTTCCACGAGGCGATCGGCGACGCGATCGCGCTCTCGATCACGCCGGGCTACCTCAAGCAGATCGGGCTGATCTCGAAGGTCCCGTCGGACGACAAGGGCGTGGTCAACGTCCAGATGAAGATGGCGCTCCAGAAGATCGCCTTCCTGCCCTTTGGCAAGATGATCGATCAGTGGCGCTGGGACGTGTTCTCGGGCAAGACCGCGTCGGCGAACTACAACCAGGCGTGGTGGGAGCTGAAGGAGCGCTACCAGGGCGTGGCGGCTCCGGTGGCCCGCTCCGAGGCCGACTTCGATCCGGGCGCCAAGTACCACATCCCGGCGAACGTGCCGTACACGCGCTACTTCCTGGCGCACATCCTCCAGTTCCAGTTCCACAAGGCGCTCTGCGACGCGGCGGGCTTCCAGGGGCCGCTCCACGCCTGCTCCGTCTACGGCAGCGCGGACGCGGGCGAGAAGCTCCGCGCGATGCTGGCGCTGGGCGCGAGCAAGCCCTGGCCCGACGCCCTCGAGGCGATGACCGGCCACCGCGAGATGGATGCGACGCCGATCCTCGAGTACTTCCAGCCGCTTCGGACGTGGCTCGCGGAGCAGAACCGCGGCCAGCAGTGCGGCTGGTAG
- a CDS encoding aminotransferase class V-fold PLP-dependent enzyme has translation MDDHRRRLLETIQDSIIGDDQVFDGPFGPRRVTYADYTASGRSLSFIEDFIRHEVMPLYANTHTETSGTGMRTTRFREDARETIRRAVGGGPDDCVIFCGSGATGAINKLVDVLNLRLPADLDERYGLRERIPAHERPVVFIGPFEHHSNELPWRESIADVVTIDEDADGHIDLAHLEKELLAHKDRRLKIGSFSAASNVTGIGSQTHAVSALLHRYGALSFWDFAAAGPYVRIEMNPVGGPGEDCSKDAVFLSPHKFIGGPGTPGVLVAKRRLFENRVPTQPGGGTVAYVGPTEHRYLADPIHREEGGTPAILESIRAGLVFQLKEAVGEELIREREESFIRRAIESWSKNPNLRILGNRSAWRLSIVSFVVRHGEGALHHDFVVALLNDLFGIQARGGCSCAGPYGHRLLGIDPATSKGFECAIVAGAEGIKPGWVRINFNYFVSETVFQFLLDAVHFVADHGWKLLPYYRFDLATGQWRHVRSRPGEAMRLHELSYASGRLEYPSRRATAPEGVLPGYLAEALRIVEAATAELRNVAPSADVPFAPDIEKLRWFPLPSEVLCELQGREPTTHCGFSLGGRESKPATGVGTAAVAEA, from the coding sequence ATGGACGATCATCGACGCCGCTTGCTGGAGACGATCCAGGACTCGATCATCGGTGACGACCAGGTCTTCGACGGGCCCTTCGGTCCCCGGCGCGTCACGTACGCGGACTACACCGCGTCCGGACGCTCGCTCTCGTTCATCGAGGACTTCATCCGCCACGAGGTGATGCCCCTCTACGCGAACACCCACACCGAGACCTCCGGGACCGGGATGCGGACCACGCGCTTCCGCGAGGATGCGCGGGAGACGATCCGTCGGGCGGTAGGAGGCGGGCCCGACGACTGCGTGATCTTCTGCGGCTCCGGCGCGACCGGGGCGATCAACAAGCTCGTCGACGTGCTCAACCTCCGGCTGCCGGCGGACCTCGACGAGCGCTACGGCTTGCGCGAGCGGATCCCGGCGCACGAGCGGCCCGTGGTCTTCATCGGGCCCTTCGAGCACCACTCCAACGAGCTCCCCTGGCGCGAGTCGATCGCGGACGTCGTCACCATCGACGAGGACGCCGACGGCCACATCGATCTGGCTCACCTGGAGAAAGAGCTCCTCGCACACAAGGACCGCCGCCTGAAGATCGGCAGCTTCTCGGCGGCGTCGAACGTCACCGGGATCGGCTCCCAGACCCACGCGGTCTCCGCGCTCCTCCACCGCTATGGGGCGCTCTCGTTCTGGGACTTCGCCGCGGCGGGGCCCTACGTGCGGATCGAGATGAACCCTGTCGGCGGGCCCGGGGAGGACTGTTCGAAGGACGCGGTCTTCCTCTCGCCCCACAAGTTCATCGGCGGGCCCGGGACACCGGGCGTCCTCGTCGCGAAGCGCCGCCTCTTCGAGAACCGCGTCCCCACGCAGCCGGGTGGCGGCACGGTGGCCTACGTCGGTCCGACCGAGCACCGCTACCTCGCGGACCCGATCCATCGCGAGGAGGGCGGCACGCCGGCGATCCTCGAGTCGATCCGCGCGGGGCTGGTCTTCCAGCTCAAGGAGGCGGTGGGCGAGGAGCTGATCCGCGAGCGCGAGGAGTCGTTCATCCGCCGGGCGATCGAGTCGTGGTCGAAGAACCCGAACCTGCGGATCCTCGGGAACCGGAGCGCCTGGCGGCTCTCCATCGTCTCCTTCGTGGTCCGCCACGGCGAGGGGGCCCTCCACCACGACTTCGTGGTGGCGCTGCTCAACGATCTCTTCGGCATCCAGGCCCGCGGCGGCTGCTCGTGTGCCGGCCCCTACGGCCATCGGTTGCTTGGGATCGATCCTGCTACGTCGAAGGGCTTCGAGTGCGCGATCGTCGCCGGCGCCGAGGGGATCAAGCCGGGCTGGGTGCGGATCAACTTCAACTACTTCGTCTCGGAGACCGTCTTCCAATTCCTGCTGGACGCCGTGCACTTCGTCGCGGACCACGGGTGGAAGCTCCTGCCCTACTACCGATTCGACCTCGCGACCGGACAGTGGCGGCACGTGCGCAGCAGGCCCGGCGAGGCGATGCGCTTGCATGAGCTCTCGTACGCCTCCGGGCGATTGGAGTACCCCTCGCGCCGCGCCACGGCGCCGGAGGGCGTGCTCCCGGGCTATCTCGCGGAGGCCCTGCGCATCGTCGAGGCTGCCACCGCGGAGCTGAGGAACGTGGCGCCGTCGGCGGACGTGCCCTTCGCGCCCGACATCGAGAAGCTGCGCTGGTTTCCGCTCCCGTCCGAGGTGCTCTGCGAGCTCCAGGGTCGGGAGCCGACGACCCACTGCGGCTTCAGCCTCGGGGGGCGGGAGTCGAAGCCTGCAACGGGCGTCGGCACCGCAGCAGTCGCCGAGGCCTAG
- a CDS encoding enoyl-CoA hydratase family protein, which translates to MRPEPKSFRYEERDDGVAVITLDRPEKLNALTFEVYAELRDLFAALAHREPVRAVVITGSGRAFCSGGDVHDIIGELFSRDMPGLIEFTRMTCDLVRNIRRLRKPVVAALNGTTAGAGAAIALACDLRVAAAGSKIAFLFVKVGLAGADMGAAHLLPRYVGLAKATELLMLGDAIPAEEAKAIGLHNEVVPADEVLPRALQLAGRLAAGPTFALGVTKELLDEEQHASLHSSLDNEARAQAICMQTRDFREAYDAFVEKRPARFTGR; encoded by the coding sequence ATGCGTCCGGAGCCGAAGAGCTTTCGCTACGAGGAGCGTGACGACGGCGTCGCCGTGATCACCCTCGACCGCCCCGAGAAGCTGAACGCCCTCACCTTCGAGGTCTACGCGGAGCTGCGGGATCTCTTCGCGGCACTGGCTCATCGGGAGCCCGTCCGGGCGGTGGTGATCACCGGCTCCGGCCGGGCCTTCTGCTCCGGCGGCGACGTCCACGACATCATTGGCGAGCTCTTCTCCCGCGACATGCCGGGGCTGATCGAGTTCACCCGGATGACCTGCGACCTGGTCCGCAACATCCGGCGCCTCCGCAAGCCGGTGGTCGCGGCGCTGAACGGCACCACCGCCGGCGCCGGGGCGGCCATCGCCCTGGCCTGCGACCTCCGTGTGGCCGCTGCGGGATCGAAGATCGCCTTCCTCTTCGTGAAGGTCGGCCTCGCCGGCGCGGACATGGGCGCGGCGCACCTCCTGCCCCGCTACGTCGGCCTCGCGAAGGCCACCGAGCTCCTCATGCTCGGCGACGCGATTCCCGCTGAGGAGGCCAAGGCGATCGGCCTCCACAACGAGGTGGTGCCCGCCGACGAGGTGCTCCCGCGAGCGCTGCAGCTCGCCGGCCGCCTGGCTGCGGGTCCCACCTTCGCGCTGGGTGTGACCAAGGAGCTCCTCGACGAGGAGCAGCACGCGAGCCTGCATTCCTCCCTCGACAACGAGGCCCGCGCCCAGGCGATCTGCATGCAGACGCGCGACTTCCGCGAGGCCTACGACGCCTTCGTAGAGAAGCGCCCGGCCAGGTTCACGGGCCGGTAG
- a CDS encoding acyl-CoA dehydrogenase family protein, translated as MATTERTKSLEVAEESREKEWSSHTFLRDLFLGDFRLDLIHPFPDPLVERPEFRKFYDGLEKFLREDVDPDEIDRLGDYPDKVVDGLRRLGAFGMKIPEEYGGLGFTQREYGKVMELLGSYDGNLIALLSAHQSIGVPQPLMLFGTEEQKKKFLPRCAKGAISAFALTEPAVGSDPASLSTTARPTPDGKAYILEGEKLWCTNGTKAELLVVMARNPDTDRISAFVVETSWEGVELPHRCHFMGLRALANGVVIFRNVRVPRENLIGKEGQGLKIALTTLNTGRLTLPAATVGMAKQCLEICRKWGLARVQWGEPIGRHEAISRKLAQLAATTYAMESVHQLADELATRPGYDIRLEAAAAKEWNTVKAWELVDDTLQIRGGRGYETADSLEARGEPGVPVERMMRDSRINLIFEGSSEIMHLFMAREAVDKHLHVAGPLVYGRASGREKLDALPKIAAFYARWYPTRWTGWGRWPRYESFGRLARHLRFVERTSRKLARSTFHGMMVYRGGMQHREGFLFRVVDIAMELFAMSASICRAQRMAERHDPAAAEAIELADLFCRTSRKKVRRLFVDLWFNQDSFENRVANKLLEGKYAWLEEGIMGLGLSVDDLRPSGRERRMARASGAEYEPEEANRAPPPAPYS; from the coding sequence ATGGCAACCACGGAACGCACCAAGTCCCTCGAAGTCGCAGAGGAGTCGCGAGAGAAAGAGTGGAGCTCCCATACCTTCCTACGAGACCTCTTCCTCGGCGACTTCCGCCTCGACCTCATCCATCCCTTCCCGGATCCGCTCGTCGAGCGACCCGAGTTCCGCAAGTTCTACGACGGGCTCGAGAAGTTCCTCCGGGAGGACGTCGATCCCGACGAGATCGACCGGCTCGGCGACTATCCGGACAAGGTGGTCGACGGCCTGCGGCGGCTCGGGGCCTTCGGGATGAAGATCCCTGAAGAATACGGGGGCCTGGGCTTCACCCAGCGTGAATACGGCAAGGTGATGGAGCTGCTGGGCAGCTATGACGGCAACCTCATCGCCCTCCTCTCGGCCCACCAGTCCATCGGCGTCCCCCAGCCGCTGATGCTCTTCGGCACCGAGGAGCAGAAGAAGAAGTTCCTGCCCCGCTGCGCCAAGGGCGCCATCTCCGCCTTCGCGCTCACCGAGCCGGCGGTGGGATCGGATCCGGCCAGCCTCTCGACCACCGCCCGGCCCACGCCGGACGGCAAGGCCTACATCCTCGAGGGCGAGAAGCTCTGGTGCACCAACGGCACCAAGGCCGAGCTGCTCGTGGTGATGGCGCGAAACCCGGACACGGATCGGATCAGCGCCTTCGTGGTGGAGACGTCGTGGGAGGGCGTGGAGCTCCCGCACCGCTGCCACTTCATGGGCCTTCGCGCCCTCGCCAACGGCGTGGTGATCTTCCGCAACGTCCGCGTCCCGCGCGAGAACCTGATCGGTAAGGAAGGGCAGGGCCTGAAGATCGCCCTCACCACGCTGAACACGGGGCGGCTCACGCTGCCGGCGGCGACGGTGGGCATGGCCAAGCAATGCCTCGAGATCTGCCGCAAGTGGGGCCTCGCGAGGGTCCAGTGGGGCGAGCCGATCGGCCGCCACGAGGCGATCTCCCGGAAGCTGGCGCAGCTCGCCGCGACCACCTACGCGATGGAGTCGGTGCACCAGCTCGCCGACGAGCTGGCGACCCGCCCCGGCTACGACATCCGGCTGGAGGCGGCGGCGGCGAAGGAGTGGAACACGGTCAAGGCCTGGGAGCTGGTGGACGACACCCTCCAGATCCGCGGCGGGCGAGGCTACGAGACCGCCGACTCCCTCGAGGCCCGTGGCGAGCCCGGGGTGCCGGTGGAGCGGATGATGCGGGACAGCCGCATCAACCTGATCTTCGAGGGCTCGAGCGAGATCATGCACCTCTTCATGGCCCGGGAGGCGGTGGACAAGCACCTCCACGTGGCGGGGCCGCTGGTCTACGGCCGCGCGAGCGGCCGGGAGAAGCTCGACGCGCTCCCGAAGATCGCGGCCTTCTACGCGCGCTGGTATCCGACCCGGTGGACGGGCTGGGGCCGGTGGCCGCGCTATGAATCCTTCGGCCGCCTCGCCCGCCACCTGCGCTTCGTGGAGCGGACCAGCCGCAAGCTCGCCCGCTCCACCTTCCACGGGATGATGGTCTACCGCGGCGGGATGCAGCACAGGGAGGGCTTCCTCTTCCGCGTGGTGGACATCGCCATGGAGCTCTTCGCGATGTCGGCCTCGATCTGCAGGGCCCAGCGGATGGCGGAGCGCCACGACCCCGCAGCCGCGGAGGCGATTGAGCTCGCCGACCTCTTCTGCCGGACCAGCCGGAAGAAGGTCCGTCGGCTCTTCGTGGACCTCTGGTTCAACCAGGATTCGTTCGAGAACCGGGTCGCGAACAAGCTGCTCGAAGGGAAGTACGCCTGGCTCGAGGAGGGCATCATGGGCCTCGGCCTCTCGGTGGACGACCTCCGCCCATCGGGCCGCGAGAGACGGATGGCCCGCGCGTCGGGCGCCGAGTACGAGCCGGAGGAGGCGAACCGGGCACCGCCGCCCGCGCCCTACTCCTGA
- a CDS encoding nucleotidyl transferase AbiEii/AbiGii toxin family protein, giving the protein MIPEQAIVEWRREAPWDANSLVEQDLIISRALAEMYARPEIADRLAFRGGTSLYKLHLRPAARFSEDIDLVQVRPEPIGDTLDLVRGVLDGWLGTPQRKLKEGRVNLVYRFDSEDSPPVRMRLKIEINSREHFTELGLLRVPLEVDNQWFRGKADVTTFALDELLGTKLRALYQRRKGRDLFDLWFALERGRVNTAALVACFDRYMTDGGHSVTRSLFEANLHEKAKRPDFRGDMNALLRPVMAWDFDAALQIVLSEVVAKLPGDPWKGDGG; this is encoded by the coding sequence ATGATCCCCGAGCAGGCTATCGTGGAGTGGCGCCGTGAGGCGCCCTGGGACGCCAACTCGCTGGTCGAGCAGGATCTGATCATCAGCCGCGCTCTCGCCGAGATGTACGCGCGACCCGAGATCGCCGATCGCCTCGCGTTCAGGGGTGGCACCTCGCTCTACAAGCTCCACCTGCGGCCAGCCGCGCGGTTCTCTGAGGATATCGATCTCGTTCAGGTCCGACCTGAGCCCATCGGCGACACGCTCGACCTCGTGCGCGGAGTGCTGGACGGCTGGCTCGGCACGCCACAGCGCAAGCTGAAAGAGGGGCGCGTCAACCTCGTCTACCGCTTCGACTCGGAAGACTCGCCTCCGGTCAGGATGCGGCTGAAGATCGAGATCAACTCGCGGGAGCACTTCACGGAGCTTGGTCTACTTCGGGTTCCCCTTGAGGTTGACAACCAGTGGTTTCGCGGCAAGGCCGACGTGACCACGTTCGCCCTCGATGAGCTGCTCGGCACGAAGCTCCGCGCGCTGTACCAACGGAGGAAGGGGCGCGATCTCTTCGACCTCTGGTTTGCGCTGGAGCGAGGCCGCGTGAACACGGCGGCGCTAGTCGCTTGCTTCGATCGCTACATGACGGACGGAGGACACTCTGTTACCCGCTCGCTCTTCGAGGCGAACCTCCATGAGAAAGCGAAACGCCCGGACTTTCGTGGCGACATGAATGCCCTGCTACGCCCTGTAATGGCCTGGGACTTCGACGCTGCGCTGCAAATCGTCCTGAGCGAGGTCGTAGCCAAGTTGCCAGGCGACCCATGGAAAGGGGACGGTGGATGA
- a CDS encoding SDR family NAD(P)-dependent oxidoreductase, with the protein MAKPLDGLVALVTGASRGIGKACAIALAEQGANVALCSRELKACEETAAAIRAEGGAASAFALDVTDDRQVEDCVALVAASFGPIDIVVNNAGIAFSAPLHRTSLAELRRVLEVNLVGAFAVIHAVLPSMLERRRGRVINIASTAGRAGYRYTTAYSASKHALVGLTRSLAHEVAPKGITVNAVCPGWTETEMLEASARKISEVTGRSREEAVAELAHMNAIGRLIRPEEVARAVAFLADPAAGGITGQLLNVDGGEILA; encoded by the coding sequence GTGGCGAAGCCGCTGGATGGGTTGGTCGCGCTGGTCACCGGCGCGAGCCGCGGGATCGGCAAGGCCTGCGCCATCGCCCTCGCGGAGCAGGGCGCCAACGTGGCGCTTTGCTCGCGCGAGCTCAAGGCCTGCGAGGAGACCGCCGCCGCGATCCGCGCCGAGGGCGGAGCCGCCAGCGCCTTCGCCCTCGACGTCACCGACGACCGGCAGGTAGAGGACTGCGTGGCCTTGGTGGCCGCCTCCTTCGGGCCGATCGACATCGTGGTGAACAACGCCGGGATCGCGTTCTCGGCACCCCTCCATCGGACCTCTCTCGCCGAGCTCCGCCGGGTGCTCGAGGTGAACCTCGTCGGCGCCTTCGCGGTGATCCACGCGGTCCTGCCGTCCATGCTCGAGCGCCGGCGTGGGCGGGTGATCAACATCGCCTCGACCGCGGGCAGGGCGGGCTACCGCTACACGACGGCCTACTCGGCCAGCAAGCATGCGCTGGTGGGGCTCACGCGCTCCCTGGCCCACGAGGTCGCGCCCAAGGGGATCACGGTGAACGCGGTCTGCCCGGGGTGGACCGAGACCGAGATGCTCGAGGCCTCTGCCCGCAAGATCTCGGAGGTCACCGGGCGCAGCCGCGAGGAGGCGGTCGCGGAGCTCGCCCACATGAACGCGATCGGCAGGCTGATCCGGCCGGAGGAAGTGGCCCGCGCCGTGGCCTTCCTCGCGGACCCCGCCGCCGGCGGGATCACCGGACAGCTCCTCAACGTCGACGGCGGCGAGATCCTCGCCTGA
- a CDS encoding Kazal-type serine protease inhibitor family protein: protein MDTRIAFFAVVLAASTFAACGGAGSKADVGSGEEALESANCICPTVWDPVCAWGGHTYGNECEAACVGAEIAHDFGGCGECVWITLDDPVCGEDGRTYSNSAEALCKGIRVAHPGQCGACGCEENYLPVCAWGGVSYPNECAARCAGAEIAHDYGNCGECVSIALYDPVCGVDGRTYGNSADALCKGIRVAHSGTCDGEIRD, encoded by the coding sequence ATGGATACGCGAATCGCATTCTTCGCAGTGGTGTTGGCAGCTTCCACGTTCGCCGCGTGCGGTGGCGCTGGTTCCAAGGCCGACGTCGGCTCCGGGGAGGAGGCCCTCGAATCGGCCAACTGCATCTGCCCAACCGTCTGGGATCCCGTCTGCGCCTGGGGCGGCCACACCTACGGCAACGAGTGCGAGGCCGCCTGCGTCGGCGCCGAGATCGCCCACGACTTCGGCGGCTGCGGCGAGTGCGTCTGGATCACGCTCGACGACCCCGTCTGCGGCGAGGACGGCAGGACCTACAGCAACTCGGCCGAGGCCCTCTGCAAGGGGATCCGGGTCGCTCACCCGGGGCAATGCGGTGCGTGCGGCTGCGAGGAGAACTACCTGCCCGTCTGCGCCTGGGGCGGCGTGAGCTACCCCAACGAATGCGCGGCCAGGTGCGCAGGCGCCGAGATTGCCCACGACTACGGCAACTGCGGCGAGTGCGTCTCGATCGCTCTCTACGATCCGGTCTGCGGCGTGGACGGAAGGACCTACGGCAACTCGGCCGATGCCCTCTGCAAGGGGATCCGCGTGGCCCACAGCGGCACGTGCGACGGCGAAATCCGGGACTGA
- a CDS encoding isochorismatase family protein, which produces MARQGPAKGEATRIEIPSGASLPVAAPPDRAPSSRAGVRVHKALLVVGVQNDFCPGGSMAVPGGDRVAAPLSALGSAVDHAGDLVIASREWHRESSAFFDTNGGTVSPYCVAGTEGAAFPRDLNLSRRTRQVFRSLDPVENGSSAFLAVDRSGARLSELLRSAGVTELFLGGLPLEQTIRETAMDGLRRGFGVTVIMDCVASRNPQEGREVLFQLRLAGAAVMSSGEAILSLYRSGEARL; this is translated from the coding sequence ATGGCTCGGCAGGGACCGGCGAAAGGAGAGGCGACCCGGATCGAGATCCCGTCGGGAGCGTCGCTCCCCGTGGCCGCGCCGCCCGATCGCGCCCCATCGTCCAGGGCAGGAGTCCGCGTGCACAAGGCCCTGCTCGTCGTTGGCGTCCAGAACGACTTCTGTCCCGGCGGCTCGATGGCCGTCCCCGGCGGCGACCGGGTCGCTGCCCCGCTGTCGGCCCTGGGCAGCGCCGTCGATCACGCCGGCGATCTCGTGATCGCGTCCCGCGAGTGGCACCGCGAGTCGAGCGCCTTCTTCGACACGAACGGCGGGACCGTCTCCCCCTACTGCGTCGCCGGGACGGAGGGCGCGGCCTTCCCCCGCGACCTCAACCTCTCGCGGCGCACCCGTCAGGTCTTCCGCTCCCTCGACCCCGTCGAGAACGGCTCCTCGGCCTTCCTCGCAGTCGACCGGAGTGGCGCGAGGCTCTCCGAGCTCCTCCGCTCGGCGGGCGTCACCGAGCTCTTTCTCGGCGGCCTGCCTCTGGAGCAGACGATCCGCGAGACAGCGATGGACGGCCTCCGCCGGGGCTTCGGCGTCACGGTGATCATGGACTGCGTCGCGTCCCGCAATCCGCAGGAAGGCCGCGAGGTGCTCTTCCAGCTCCGCCTCGCCGGCGCGGCGGTGATGAGCAGCGGCGAGGCGATCCTCTCCCTCTACCGGAGCGGCGAGGCCAGGCTCTAG